In Dyadobacter subterraneus, a single genomic region encodes these proteins:
- a CDS encoding Fur family transcriptional regulator, producing MEQLRETLKGHHLRTTTCREDVLSAFINKKNALSHGDLEGALGESYDRVTIYRTLKTFLEKGIIHKVLDDEGLRYALCSHQCSEEKHQHDHIHFKCSSCGKTNCLENLHIPNVALPQGYHPASFNLLIQGTCPECVAE from the coding sequence ATGGAGCAGTTAAGAGAAACACTAAAAGGTCATCATTTACGTACTACAACGTGTCGTGAAGATGTTCTTTCAGCTTTTATAAATAAAAAAAATGCGCTTTCACATGGTGATCTGGAAGGAGCGTTAGGGGAGAGCTACGACCGTGTAACGATCTATCGAACTTTGAAAACCTTTTTGGAAAAAGGGATTATCCACAAAGTTCTGGATGATGAAGGATTGCGTTATGCGCTTTGTTCGCATCAGTGTTCAGAAGAAAAACATCAGCACGACCACATCCATTTCAAATGCAGTTCTTGTGGTAAAACGAATTGTCTGGAAAATTTACATATCCCGAATGTTGCTTTGCCCCAGGGATATCACCCTGCAAGTTTTAATTTACTGATTCAGGGAACTTGTCCTGAATGTGTCGCTGAATAA
- a CDS encoding MerC domain-containing protein yields the protein MTHTHNKADYIGILGSVLCIIHCIAMPALAMGTAFTHNHHMHFGFISLDYLFIIINGIAVYFATKDHKSILLKILLWGALMIFAVSLIFENRHYILHWLGYIGSILLITGHFINLYICQIAPRIKLKVS from the coding sequence ATGACTCACACGCATAACAAGGCAGATTATATAGGAATACTTGGCTCCGTTTTATGTATTATACACTGCATAGCCATGCCTGCACTCGCAATGGGAACGGCATTTACGCATAACCATCACATGCATTTTGGATTTATTTCGCTTGATTATCTTTTTATAATCATCAATGGAATTGCTGTTTATTTTGCAACAAAAGATCACAAATCGATTTTGCTGAAAATATTACTTTGGGGCGCATTAATGATCTTTGCAGTCTCTCTGATTTTCGAAAACCGCCACTATATACTTCACTGGCTGGGGTATATCGGGTCGATATTATTGATCACAGGGCATTTCATCAATCTGTATATCTGCCAAATTGCACCAAGAATCAAACTGAAAGTTTCCTGA
- a CDS encoding serine hydrolase, with the protein MIALPSMAQIHNGQFLEKLLKKHSAGLANVLDNPDKYEVQILYTKIDRNNKNEPKFTTYGYHVNKAQYFYPASTVKLPAVLLALEKVNKLGIDKYTPMFTGADRPEETAVKADTTAEDKLPSVAHYAKKILLASDNDAFNRLYEFIGQKDFNDSMQSKGYKDVRIAHRLESAIGTENNRYTNPTRFEKDGKVVYEQPGKYSDQKFISPEPIKRGKGYLKNGVLVNEPFDFTEKNYFALEDQHKLLKALFFPESVPVKERFNLTKEDYRFVYQYMSQFPVETEFPANYTDDYYDGYVKFLLFGGTKTRLPRHIRLFNKCGDAYGYLLDNAYIADFEKGIEFMLTAVIYCNEDQIFNDNKYDYDEIGLPFMRDLGKAVFDYELERHRANRPDLGRFEVRYDK; encoded by the coding sequence ATGATCGCCCTGCCATCAATGGCGCAGATTCATAACGGACAGTTTTTAGAGAAGTTATTAAAAAAACATTCAGCCGGACTGGCTAATGTTTTGGACAATCCTGATAAATATGAAGTGCAGATTTTATACACTAAAATTGACCGGAATAATAAAAATGAGCCAAAATTTACAACCTATGGCTACCATGTTAATAAAGCCCAATATTTCTATCCCGCCAGTACTGTAAAACTTCCCGCAGTATTATTGGCTTTGGAAAAAGTAAATAAACTCGGAATTGATAAATATACACCGATGTTTACCGGCGCTGATCGTCCGGAAGAAACGGCTGTAAAAGCAGATACAACAGCTGAGGACAAATTGCCGTCAGTAGCGCATTATGCAAAAAAAATACTTCTCGCAAGCGATAATGATGCTTTCAACCGGTTATATGAATTTATCGGGCAAAAGGATTTCAATGATTCCATGCAGTCCAAAGGATATAAAGATGTAAGAATAGCGCACAGACTGGAATCTGCTATCGGTACTGAAAATAATCGTTATACTAATCCAACCCGTTTTGAAAAGGACGGAAAAGTGGTTTACGAGCAGCCGGGAAAATATTCTGATCAGAAATTTATTTCTCCTGAGCCAATTAAAAGAGGAAAGGGATATTTGAAAAACGGTGTATTGGTTAATGAACCATTTGACTTTACTGAAAAGAACTATTTCGCCCTTGAAGATCAGCACAAACTTTTAAAAGCACTTTTCTTTCCGGAAAGTGTGCCGGTCAAAGAACGTTTCAACCTGACAAAAGAAGATTACCGTTTTGTCTATCAGTATATGTCGCAATTTCCTGTGGAAACGGAATTTCCGGCAAATTACACGGACGACTATTACGATGGTTATGTCAAGTTTTTATTATTTGGAGGGACAAAAACCCGGCTTCCACGACATATCCGTTTGTTCAATAAATGCGGAGATGCTTATGGATATTTGCTGGATAATGCCTACATCGCAGATTTTGAAAAAGGAATTGAATTTATGCTGACAGCCGTAATTTATTGCAACGAAGATCAGATTTTCAATGATAATAAATACGACTATGATGAAATCGGCCTGCCTTTTATGCGCGATTTAGGAAAAGCGGTATTTGATTATGAATTGGAAAGACATCGTGCAAACCGTCCGGATCTTGGCCGTTTTGAAGTTCGGTACGACAAATAA
- a CDS encoding IlvD/Edd family dehydratase gives MEENKLRSRGWFGKEGKDGFIYRAWMKNQGYPADEFEGRPVIGICNTFSELTPCNGHFRELAESVKRGVWEAGGFPLEFPVMSLGETLIKPTAMLYRNLASMDVEESIRANPIDGVVLLCGCDKTTPSLVMGAASVDIPTIVVSGGPMLTGRYRGKTIGTSDVWRFSEMYRKGEISQEELTTAEACMCRSQGHCAVMGTASTMACMVESLGLTLPENAAIPAADSRRKVIAHLSGRRIVQMVKDDLRLSQILTKEAFENAIMLNAAIGGSTNFVIHLLAIAGRIGVDLSLDDFNALCEKIPLLLNLQPSGGYFMEDFYYAGGLPVVIKEMLSLLHQNAITANGKTVAENCASAECFDNEVIGTLEEPVKDLTGLAVVRGNLSVNGAVIKPSASLKPELMQHRGKAIVFEDIDDYKARLDDPNLDVDENSVLVLKNVGPKGYPGMPEVGNMSLPKKLLAKGVIDMVRISDGRMSGTGFGTVVLHVSPEAAVGGVLALVQDGDYIELDVENRRLNLEVSDEELERRRALWKPLNMGYNRGYVNLHINHVMQAHVGADLDFLRGGSGDKVTRDSH, from the coding sequence ATGGAAGAAAATAAATTACGCAGCCGCGGCTGGTTTGGAAAAGAAGGAAAAGACGGATTTATATACAGAGCATGGATGAAAAACCAGGGTTATCCGGCTGACGAATTTGAAGGACGCCCTGTAATTGGTATCTGTAATACGTTTTCCGAATTGACGCCGTGCAACGGACATTTCCGTGAACTGGCAGAATCTGTGAAAAGAGGTGTTTGGGAAGCGGGTGGATTTCCGCTTGAATTTCCGGTGATGTCATTGGGTGAAACTTTGATAAAACCTACCGCGATGTTGTACCGGAATCTGGCCAGTATGGATGTTGAAGAATCAATCCGTGCGAATCCGATTGATGGTGTGGTATTGCTTTGTGGTTGTGACAAAACGACACCATCCTTGGTGATGGGCGCTGCCAGCGTGGATATTCCAACCATCGTAGTTTCCGGCGGGCCGATGTTAACGGGCCGTTATCGTGGAAAAACTATTGGAACCAGCGATGTATGGCGTTTTAGTGAAATGTACCGCAAAGGGGAAATTTCACAAGAAGAACTTACGACAGCGGAAGCTTGTATGTGCCGCAGCCAGGGACATTGCGCGGTAATGGGAACTGCTTCGACCATGGCTTGTATGGTTGAGTCACTGGGTTTGACTTTACCAGAAAATGCTGCAATCCCGGCGGCTGATTCAAGAAGAAAAGTAATTGCGCATTTGTCCGGTCGCCGGATTGTGCAAATGGTGAAAGATGATCTTCGTCTTTCTCAAATATTGACCAAGGAAGCTTTCGAAAACGCTATTATGCTGAATGCGGCGATTGGAGGTTCTACCAATTTCGTTATCCACTTATTGGCGATTGCAGGTCGTATTGGTGTGGATCTTTCTTTGGATGACTTTAATGCGCTTTGTGAGAAAATCCCTCTTCTGCTAAATCTCCAACCTTCCGGCGGCTATTTTATGGAAGATTTCTATTATGCTGGCGGTTTGCCTGTTGTCATAAAAGAAATGCTTTCTCTTTTGCACCAAAACGCGATTACAGCCAATGGTAAAACGGTAGCAGAAAACTGTGCTTCGGCAGAATGCTTTGATAATGAAGTAATTGGAACTTTGGAGGAGCCTGTTAAAGATCTTACCGGTTTGGCAGTTGTTCGGGGAAATTTGAGTGTAAACGGAGCCGTTATAAAACCGTCAGCTTCATTGAAACCTGAACTGATGCAGCACCGTGGAAAAGCGATTGTCTTCGAAGATATTGACGATTACAAAGCGAGATTGGATGATCCAAATCTGGATGTAGATGAAAACAGCGTTCTTGTGCTGAAAAATGTAGGCCCGAAAGGTTATCCTGGAATGCCGGAAGTTGGAAATATGTCTTTGCCAAAAAAATTGCTTGCAAAAGGTGTTATCGATATGGTTCGTATCAGCGACGGACGCATGAGCGGTACTGGTTTTGGAACTGTGGTTTTGCACGTTTCTCCGGAAGCGGCGGTTGGCGGTGTGCTCGCATTGGTTCAGGATGGTGATTATATTGAACTGGATGTTGAGAACAGAAGGTTAAATCTGGAAGTGTCTGATGAAGAACTGGAAAGGCGCCGTGCTTTATGGAAACCGTTGAATATGGGTTATAATCGTGGTTATGTTAATCTTCATATCAACCATGTTATGCAAGCGCACGTTGGTGCTGATCTGGACTTTTTGAGAGGTGGATCCGGTGATAAGGTTACGAGGGATTCGCATTGA
- a CDS encoding transposase, translating into MEFKPNTLYHVYNRGNNKQKIFFNYGNYLYFIKKIEKHLLPHCDLLAYCLMPNHFHFLIEPKEKTEEKELNKAFQIMLSSYSQAINKQENRTGSLFQQHTKAKILETENPVYAEICFHYIHQNPVKAGLVKEIERWEFSSAREYALLRKEQLCNQKKAHLLLNIPEDGNEFLELSRQVLSEEMVERIF; encoded by the coding sequence ATGGAATTCAAACCAAACACACTCTACCATGTGTACAATAGAGGGAATAACAAGCAAAAAATATTTTTCAACTATGGCAACTATCTTTATTTCATCAAGAAAATAGAAAAACATCTTTTGCCTCATTGCGACTTATTAGCCTATTGTCTCATGCCTAATCATTTTCACTTTTTAATTGAGCCGAAAGAAAAGACAGAAGAAAAAGAGCTTAATAAAGCCTTTCAAATCATGCTTAGCTCGTATTCCCAAGCAATTAATAAACAAGAAAACAGAACTGGTTCGTTATTTCAACAGCATACGAAAGCGAAGATCTTAGAAACAGAAAATCCTGTATATGCTGAAATATGTTTTCATTACATCCATCAAAATCCCGTAAAGGCTGGTTTGGTGAAGGAAATTGAAAGGTGGGAATTTAGTTCAGCCCGAGAATATGCTCTGTTGAGAAAGGAGCAATTATGTAATCAGAAAAAGGCTCATTTGTTATTGAATATTCCGGAGGATGGTAATGAGTTTTTGGAGCTTTCGAGGCAAGTGCTTTCGGAGGAAATGGTTGAGAGGATATTTTGA
- a CDS encoding SDR family NAD(P)-dependent oxidoreductase, translating to MSTEIFNNQVAIVTGAGQGIGFEIAKQLALKGAGVILNDFDADLATQAANTIRGLGGECIAFAGDASQSEIIDGMVAEAVSCFGKLTIAVANAGITLFGDFFDYPKENLQKVLEVNLMGSFLLTQAAARQMRLQKSGGRVLLMSSVVGHQSHKFLGAYAMTKAGLEMLAKNLVLELSPYGITINAVAPGATLTERTLTTDPTYPKMWSGITPMGRPAICEDIANAALFLLSPSSGHITGQSLIVDGGWTSVSPLPDLSNLDT from the coding sequence ATGAGTACCGAGATATTTAATAACCAGGTCGCTATTGTAACTGGCGCGGGACAAGGAATTGGATTTGAGATTGCGAAACAACTGGCATTAAAAGGAGCTGGGGTAATTTTAAATGACTTTGATGCAGATTTAGCTACACAGGCCGCCAACACAATCCGTGGACTTGGCGGAGAATGTATCGCTTTTGCAGGCGACGCTTCTCAATCCGAGATTATTGATGGCATGGTTGCCGAAGCAGTCAGTTGTTTCGGAAAATTAACTATTGCCGTGGCTAATGCGGGAATTACGCTTTTCGGCGACTTTTTTGATTATCCAAAAGAAAATCTTCAAAAGGTTTTGGAAGTCAACTTGATGGGATCATTTTTGTTAACCCAGGCAGCGGCCAGACAAATGAGATTGCAAAAATCAGGGGGACGGGTTTTACTTATGTCATCCGTAGTAGGTCATCAATCACACAAATTTCTGGGTGCTTATGCCATGACAAAAGCCGGACTGGAAATGCTGGCAAAAAATCTGGTATTGGAACTATCTCCTTATGGCATCACCATAAATGCAGTAGCTCCAGGCGCTACTTTAACGGAAAGAACGTTAACAACAGATCCGACTTATCCAAAAATGTGGTCAGGAATCACACCTATGGGACGGCCTGCGATTTGTGAAGATATTGCTAATGCGGCTTTATTTCTGCTTTCTCCCTCATCAGGACATATTACAGGACAAAGTCTTATTGTAGATGGTGGTTGGACTTCTGTTAGTCCGTTACCTGATTTAAGTAACTTGGATACATAA
- the gldD gene encoding gliding motility lipoprotein GldD → MQNRFPLIILFVLFSSFLFSCGNEQQAYVPRPKGFNRIDLPAQTYQKLTEKHPYTFEYSKSARVVPDTFATAQKDWIFIYYPQFKANIQLTYKDINNDPKRLQDYINDSFKLTGKHQVRASSIQAQKLVTTNDLTAMIFKIEGDVPSPYQFYTTDSTKHFLRGAIYFSTATKNDSLAPVVNFIQKDMVHLLNTLQWR, encoded by the coding sequence ATGCAAAACCGTTTCCCTCTTATTATACTTTTTGTTTTATTTTCATCATTTCTTTTTTCGTGTGGAAATGAGCAGCAGGCTTATGTTCCAAGGCCCAAGGGTTTTAATCGGATTGATTTGCCTGCCCAGACTTACCAAAAACTGACGGAAAAGCATCCTTATACTTTTGAATATTCCAAATCGGCAAGGGTTGTGCCTGATACTTTTGCTACGGCACAAAAGGATTGGATTTTCATTTATTATCCACAGTTTAAGGCTAATATCCAGCTGACTTATAAAGACATCAATAACGACCCGAAACGTTTGCAGGATTATATTAATGATTCTTTCAAGCTGACAGGAAAACATCAGGTTCGTGCTTCATCGATTCAGGCACAAAAACTGGTTACAACAAATGACCTCACGGCGATGATTTTTAAGATTGAAGGTGATGTTCCAAGTCCTTATCAATTCTACACGACGGATAGTACCAAGCACTTTTTACGTGGTGCGATTTACTTTTCAACGGCTACAAAAAACGATTCACTGGCGCCGGTTGTTAATTTTATTCAGAAAGATATGGTTCATCTGTTGAATACTTTGCAGTGGAGATAA
- the glmS gene encoding glutamine--fructose-6-phosphate transaminase (isomerizing), translated as MCGIVAYVGSREAYPLIIKGLKRLEYRGYDSSGVALMEDSELNIYKKKGKVSDLETQLNGKQLKSTIGIGHTRWATHGEPNDVNAHPHFSNDHKLAIIHNGIIENYASIKQNLVTKGHVFHSATDTEVLIHFIEDIQKETGKSLEEAVRLALLEVVGAYAIVVMSVNFPDQLIAARKGSPLVIGIGEDEFFFASDATPIIEYTKDVVYLDDYEVAVIRDGKLSIQNLDNTLKVPYIQKLEMELETIEKGGYDHFMIKEIFEQPRSIADSMRGRLRASDAHLQLGGLADYIDELAVADRIVVVGCGTSWHAGLVAEYLFEELARVNVEVEYASEFRYRNPVIKKNDIVIAISQSGETADTLAAIELAKSKGATIFGVCNVVGSSIARASHAGAYTHAGPEIGVASTKAFTAQVTVLTLIAIATAKRKGTISEETYQQLLNELEGIPAKVEKVFENAAKIKEIAFIFTYVRNFIYLGRGLNFPVALEGALKLKEISYIHAEGYPAAEMKHGPIALIDEDMPVVFLATKDGSYEKIVSNIQEVKARKGRVIAIVTEGDTLIPGMVDFVIEVPEVHEILTPLVSVIPLQLLSYYIAVMRGRNVDQPRNLAKSVTVE; from the coding sequence ATGTGCGGAATTGTTGCTTATGTAGGGAGCAGAGAGGCCTATCCATTAATTATCAAAGGCCTTAAACGTCTGGAATATCGCGGTTATGATAGCTCTGGCGTCGCCTTGATGGAAGACTCTGAATTGAATATTTATAAGAAAAAGGGGAAAGTTTCTGACTTGGAAACTCAACTGAATGGTAAACAATTAAAATCAACCATCGGGATAGGACACACGCGTTGGGCGACACATGGAGAGCCAAACGATGTAAATGCGCATCCGCATTTTTCTAATGATCACAAACTGGCCATTATTCATAATGGTATTATTGAAAACTACGCTTCGATCAAACAAAATCTGGTAACAAAAGGACACGTTTTCCATAGTGCAACGGATACAGAAGTGCTGATTCATTTTATTGAAGATATTCAGAAAGAAACTGGAAAATCTTTGGAAGAAGCGGTAAGACTTGCGCTTTTAGAAGTTGTTGGTGCCTATGCGATAGTCGTAATGTCCGTAAATTTTCCGGATCAGTTAATTGCTGCAAGAAAAGGAAGTCCTCTGGTAATTGGAATCGGTGAAGATGAATTTTTCTTTGCCTCTGACGCCACTCCGATTATTGAATATACAAAAGATGTGGTTTATCTGGATGATTATGAGGTCGCTGTGATTCGTGATGGCAAGCTGAGTATTCAAAATCTTGATAACACCCTAAAAGTACCGTACATCCAGAAACTGGAAATGGAACTGGAAACCATCGAAAAAGGTGGTTATGACCATTTCATGATCAAAGAAATTTTTGAACAGCCGCGTTCCATTGCGGATAGTATGCGGGGGAGATTGAGAGCTTCGGATGCACATTTGCAACTCGGCGGTCTGGCTGATTATATTGATGAACTTGCTGTCGCTGATAGAATTGTCGTAGTCGGCTGCGGAACTTCCTGGCATGCAGGATTGGTCGCTGAATATCTTTTTGAAGAACTGGCAAGGGTTAACGTCGAGGTGGAATATGCTTCAGAATTCCGTTACAGAAATCCGGTTATCAAGAAAAATGATATTGTTATAGCCATATCTCAATCCGGTGAAACGGCTGATACGCTGGCTGCTATCGAACTGGCGAAATCCAAAGGTGCCACAATTTTTGGCGTTTGTAATGTAGTAGGTTCCTCCATTGCACGCGCTTCACATGCAGGAGCTTACACACATGCGGGACCGGAAATTGGCGTGGCGAGTACAAAAGCATTTACTGCCCAGGTAACGGTTTTGACATTAATTGCCATCGCGACGGCAAAACGAAAAGGTACCATTTCGGAAGAAACTTATCAGCAGCTTTTGAATGAACTGGAAGGAATTCCGGCTAAGGTTGAAAAGGTTTTTGAAAATGCGGCGAAGATTAAAGAAATCGCTTTCATTTTCACATATGTTCGGAATTTCATTTATCTGGGACGCGGGTTGAATTTTCCTGTCGCTTTGGAAGGAGCGCTGAAATTAAAGGAAATCTCTTACATCCACGCAGAAGGATATCCGGCTGCGGAAATGAAACATGGTCCGATTGCCTTAATTGACGAAGATATGCCGGTTGTTTTCCTGGCTACAAAAGATGGGTCTTATGAAAAAATAGTTTCCAATATCCAGGAAGTAAAAGCGCGCAAAGGCCGTGTGATTGCGATTGTTACGGAAGGCGATACGCTAATTCCGGGTATGGTTGATTTTGTGATTGAAGTACCGGAAGTTCATGAAATTCTTACTCCCCTGGTTTCAGTTATTCCTTTGCAATTACTTTCTTACTATATCGCCGTAATGCGCGGAAGAAATGTTGATCAGCCAAGAAACCTTGCCAAATCGGTGACGGTTGAATAG
- a CDS encoding glycogen/starch synthase, which produces MDKLRILYVASEINPFLQTTDVADYVRRLPQAMQERGAEIRILVPRFGLINERKNRLHEVVRLSGINITVGDEEKPLIIKVASIPNAKLQVYFIDNDDYFHRKSVFFDKENNFYDDNDERAIFFCKGVLETVKKLGWAPDVVHCNDWMTALIPMYLKTTYRNDPMFKDTKSVFTVHNNAFDYKFDADLMSKAKAIDVSDEALSHLHSADFEGFVKIGCAYADAVVKAEEHCSDSLNQIFNEAPKRVELDEEDEKFSESYYNLYTDLMS; this is translated from the coding sequence ATGGACAAACTACGAATTTTGTATGTAGCCAGTGAAATCAATCCTTTTCTCCAAACCACAGATGTTGCGGATTATGTTAGAAGATTACCGCAAGCAATGCAGGAACGTGGCGCAGAAATCAGGATTTTGGTACCTCGATTTGGTCTAATCAATGAGCGTAAAAACAGGCTTCACGAAGTAGTTCGATTGTCAGGAATTAATATTACGGTTGGCGATGAAGAAAAACCGCTGATCATCAAGGTAGCCTCCATTCCAAACGCCAAATTACAAGTTTATTTTATAGATAACGATGACTATTTTCACCGTAAATCTGTATTCTTCGATAAGGAGAATAATTTCTACGATGATAATGATGAGCGTGCGATTTTCTTTTGCAAAGGTGTTCTTGAAACTGTGAAAAAACTTGGATGGGCACCGGACGTTGTACATTGCAACGACTGGATGACTGCTTTAATCCCAATGTACCTTAAAACTACGTATCGTAATGATCCGATGTTTAAGGACACAAAAAGTGTATTTACAGTACACAACAATGCTTTTGATTATAAATTTGATGCTGATTTGATGAGCAAAGCAAAAGCAATCGATGTTAGTGACGAAGCACTTTCGCATCTTCACTCAGCGGATTTTGAAGGTTTTGTTAAAATCGGATGTGCGTATGCTGATGCGGTTGTTAAAGCCGAAGAGCATTGCAGCGACAGCCTTAACCAGATTTTTAACGAAGCTCCAAAGCGTGTTGAACTGGACGAGGAAGACGAAAAATTCTCTGAATCTTATTACAATCTGTACACAGATTTGATGAGCTAA
- the panC gene encoding pantoate--beta-alanine ligase: MEVFTSIHSLKNFLSVQRLQNKSIGLIPTMGALHEGHISLIETAAKQNDITVCSIFVNPTQFNNPEDLAKYPRTLEEDCKMLEDAGCSAVFAPTVDEMYPEQTMLTMNFGLLETVMEGASRPGHFNGVGIVVSKLFNIVQPNRAYFGQKDLQQVTVVKRLVADLSFNLELIVCPTVRENDGLAMSSRNRRLSEAERAHAPIIYKILLDAKEKILAGIDIEETKESVQREFLVLAGFELDYFEVVNIKTLQPIHTIGVANTTALCIATFLGPVRLIDNIVF, from the coding sequence ATGGAAGTTTTTACTTCAATTCATAGCCTAAAAAATTTTCTTTCTGTTCAACGCCTCCAAAATAAAAGTATTGGACTGATCCCAACCATGGGTGCGCTGCATGAAGGACATATATCCCTAATCGAAACTGCCGCAAAACAAAATGACATTACTGTTTGCAGCATTTTCGTAAATCCCACACAGTTTAACAATCCGGAAGATCTCGCCAAATATCCCAGGACTTTGGAAGAGGATTGCAAAATGCTGGAAGATGCTGGCTGTTCAGCCGTTTTTGCACCGACAGTCGATGAAATGTATCCTGAGCAGACAATGCTTACCATGAATTTCGGATTGCTTGAAACGGTAATGGAAGGCGCTTCTCGTCCTGGCCATTTTAACGGCGTAGGAATCGTAGTTTCCAAGTTGTTCAATATTGTCCAGCCAAACAGAGCTTATTTTGGTCAGAAAGATTTGCAGCAGGTAACGGTTGTAAAACGTTTGGTTGCAGATTTGTCTTTCAATCTTGAATTGATTGTTTGTCCAACCGTAAGAGAAAATGATGGTTTAGCTATGTCGTCAAGAAACAGAAGACTTAGTGAAGCAGAAAGAGCCCACGCGCCGATCATTTATAAAATACTGCTGGATGCCAAAGAAAAGATTTTGGCAGGAATTGATATTGAAGAAACAAAAGAATCCGTACAACGCGAATTTCTGGTACTTGCCGGTTTTGAACTGGATTATTTTGAAGTTGTAAATATTAAAACTTTACAGCCCATTCATACCATTGGTGTTGCCAATACAACGGCACTTTGTATCGCTACCTTTTTAGGGCCGGTCCGGTTAATTGATAATATTGTTTTTTAA
- a CDS encoding Gfo/Idh/MocA family protein produces MSTENKPSGVTRRDFLQKTTAAAVGSFFIVPRNVLGKGFIAPSDKLNIAGIGVGGKGFSDTNNAWNKGAENLVALCDVDWNQAKKNFELHPDAKKYKDFRRMFDEMGKDIDAVTVSTTDHMHAIIAMAAMQRGKHVYVQKPLTHDIYEARMLTEAARKYKVVTQMGNQGASNPAQNQMKEWFNKGLIGNVHEAHVWTNRPVWPQGIPVPTAKMPTPEGLDWDLWVGSAPWVDYNPAWHPFKWRGWWNFGTGALGDMGCHLIDPAFRTLGLGYPTELECSVGQVFIKDWDAEYIPEGCPPSARVQLKFPANKVNKSAVTLTWHDGGLRPFHPDLIPADEPLGEPDSSNGVLLIGEKGVMTCGTYGKAPKVYLKNGTKLEYKEGDFGNKYTPMPEFGHHVAWSDACKAGYQSKEHKALTSSFDYAGPLTETVIMGNLGIRSYNLRQARADGKGFDFPGRKKLLWDGTNMKITNFDEANQFVKRTYRGDWKLE; encoded by the coding sequence ATGAGTACAGAGAATAAACCAAGCGGTGTAACGCGCCGTGACTTTCTTCAGAAAACTACCGCGGCGGCAGTGGGAAGTTTTTTTATCGTTCCAAGGAACGTACTGGGTAAAGGATTTATCGCTCCTAGTGATAAATTGAATATTGCCGGTATTGGTGTTGGCGGTAAAGGATTTTCGGATACCAACAATGCATGGAATAAAGGTGCTGAAAATCTGGTAGCACTTTGTGATGTTGACTGGAACCAGGCAAAAAAGAATTTTGAACTTCATCCGGATGCCAAGAAATATAAAGATTTCAGACGCATGTTTGATGAAATGGGCAAGGATATAGATGCAGTAACAGTTTCTACAACGGATCATATGCACGCGATCATCGCAATGGCGGCGATGCAAAGAGGAAAACACGTATATGTGCAAAAGCCTTTGACACATGATATTTATGAAGCGCGTATGCTTACGGAGGCTGCGAGAAAATATAAAGTGGTGACCCAGATGGGAAACCAGGGTGCTTCCAATCCTGCACAAAACCAAATGAAGGAATGGTTTAACAAAGGTCTTATCGGTAATGTGCATGAAGCGCACGTTTGGACAAACCGTCCGGTGTGGCCGCAGGGAATTCCTGTTCCGACTGCAAAAATGCCAACGCCGGAAGGACTTGACTGGGATCTTTGGGTTGGTTCCGCTCCCTGGGTTGACTATAATCCGGCATGGCATCCATTCAAATGGCGTGGATGGTGGAATTTCGGAACGGGTGCTTTGGGAGATATGGGATGTCACCTAATTGACCCTGCTTTCAGAACATTAGGGCTTGGTTATCCAACTGAACTTGAATGTAGCGTAGGGCAAGTATTTATCAAAGATTGGGACGCTGAGTATATTCCTGAGGGCTGTCCGCCATCGGCGAGAGTTCAGTTGAAATTCCCAGCCAATAAGGTTAATAAATCAGCAGTTACACTAACATGGCATGACGGAGGCTTACGTCCGTTCCATCCCGATTTGATTCCTGCTGATGAACCACTTGGAGAACCAGACAGCAGCAATGGTGTTTTATTGATCGGCGAAAAAGGTGTGATGACTTGCGGAACGTATGGTAAAGCACCAAAAGTTTACTTGAAAAATGGTACAAAACTGGAATATAAGGAAGGTGATTTTGGTAACAAATACACACCGATGCCAGAATTCGGTCACCATGTTGCATGGTCTGATGCTTGTAAAGCTGGTTACCAAAGCAAAGAACACAAAGCGTTGACTTCTTCTTTTGATTATGCTGGTCCGCTTACTGAAACCGTAATTATGGGTAACCTTGGTATCCGCAGCTACAACCTTCGCCAGGCAAGAGCTGATGGAAAAGGTTTTGACTTCCCTGGACGCAAAAAATTGCTATGGGATGGTACCAATATGAAAATTACCAACTTTGACGAAGCGAATCAGTTTGTGAAACGCACATACCGCGGAGATTGGAAATTGGAATAG